One part of the Quercus lobata isolate SW786 chromosome 7, ValleyOak3.0 Primary Assembly, whole genome shotgun sequence genome encodes these proteins:
- the LOC115953993 gene encoding cationic peroxidase 1-like isoform X2 codes for MPLIKCFVGMVSAQLSSTFYATSCPNVLSTIKSAVDSAVSSEPRMGASLLRLHFHDCFVNGCDASVLLDEERQAPPNKNSIRGFEVIDTIKSQLEDLCPGVVSCADILAVAARDSVVALDGLGWTVELGRRDSATASGDAAISNLPSPFSSLSELINNFSSKGFTVKEMVALSGSHTIGQAQCKNFRPRIYNETNIDSSFTTSLQSDCPSTGGDSNLAPLDVTSSESFDNEYFNNLISKKGLLRSDQQLFNGGSTDSLVDAYSTNSESFLTDFANAMVKMGELSPLTGTSGQIRTNCNKAN; via the exons atgccattaatcaaatgtt TTGTGGGGATGGTCTCTGCTCAGTTGTCCTCTACTTTCTATGCAACATCATGCCCTAATGTCCTTTCAACCATTAAATCAGCTGTAGACTCTGCAGTGTCAAGTGAGCCACGCATGGGAGCATCCTTGCTCCGTCTTCACTTTCATGACTGCTTTGTTAAT GGATGTGATGCATCGGTACTATTGGATGAAGAAAGACAAGCTCCTCccaataaaaattcaataagGGGCTTTGAGGTAATAGACACCATCAAATCTCAATTGGAGGACTTGTGCCCTGGGGTTGTGTCTTGTGCTGAcatcttagctgttgctgcgaGAGACTCTGTTGTTGCT cTTGATGGACTTGGTTGGACCGTCGAATTGGGCAGAAGAGACTCTGCCACTGCAAGTGGCGATGCTGCTATTTCAAACCTCCCTTCTCCATTTTCAAGTCTTAGTGAACTTATCAACAACTTCTCTAGCAAAGGTTTCACTGTCAAAGAAATGGTGGCTCTCTCAG GATCTCACACAATAGGCCAAGCACAGTGCAAGAACTTCCGACCTAGGATTTACAATGAAACCAACATAGATTCATCATTCACAACTTCATTGCAATCGGACTGTCCAAGCACTGGTGGTGACAGCAATCTTGCCCCTCTAGATGTGACCAGTTCAGAATCCTTTGACAATGAATACTTCAATAATTTGATAAGCAAAAAGGGTCTCTTGCGCTCAGACCAACAACTCTTCAATGGGGGTTCCACAGATTCCCTTGTTGACGCTTACAGCACCAACTCGGAAAGCTTTCTAACAGACTTTGCTAATGCAATGGTAAAGATGGGGGAACTTAGCCCTCTCACGGGCACAAGTGGTCAAATCAGAACAAATTGCAACAAAGCAAACTGA
- the LOC115953993 gene encoding cationic peroxidase 1-like isoform X1 yields the protein MAPFFSIPSILTTIKFFLLFSFLVGMVSAQLSSTFYATSCPNVLSTIKSAVDSAVSSEPRMGASLLRLHFHDCFVNGCDASVLLDEERQAPPNKNSIRGFEVIDTIKSQLEDLCPGVVSCADILAVAARDSVVALDGLGWTVELGRRDSATASGDAAISNLPSPFSSLSELINNFSSKGFTVKEMVALSGSHTIGQAQCKNFRPRIYNETNIDSSFTTSLQSDCPSTGGDSNLAPLDVTSSESFDNEYFNNLISKKGLLRSDQQLFNGGSTDSLVDAYSTNSESFLTDFANAMVKMGELSPLTGTSGQIRTNCNKAN from the exons ATGGCTCCTTTTTTTTCTATCCCATCAATTCTCACCACCATTAAGTTCTTCCTGTTATTTTCATTTCTTGTGGGGATGGTCTCTGCTCAGTTGTCCTCTACTTTCTATGCAACATCATGCCCTAATGTCCTTTCAACCATTAAATCAGCTGTAGACTCTGCAGTGTCAAGTGAGCCACGCATGGGAGCATCCTTGCTCCGTCTTCACTTTCATGACTGCTTTGTTAAT GGATGTGATGCATCGGTACTATTGGATGAAGAAAGACAAGCTCCTCccaataaaaattcaataagGGGCTTTGAGGTAATAGACACCATCAAATCTCAATTGGAGGACTTGTGCCCTGGGGTTGTGTCTTGTGCTGAcatcttagctgttgctgcgaGAGACTCTGTTGTTGCT cTTGATGGACTTGGTTGGACCGTCGAATTGGGCAGAAGAGACTCTGCCACTGCAAGTGGCGATGCTGCTATTTCAAACCTCCCTTCTCCATTTTCAAGTCTTAGTGAACTTATCAACAACTTCTCTAGCAAAGGTTTCACTGTCAAAGAAATGGTGGCTCTCTCAG GATCTCACACAATAGGCCAAGCACAGTGCAAGAACTTCCGACCTAGGATTTACAATGAAACCAACATAGATTCATCATTCACAACTTCATTGCAATCGGACTGTCCAAGCACTGGTGGTGACAGCAATCTTGCCCCTCTAGATGTGACCAGTTCAGAATCCTTTGACAATGAATACTTCAATAATTTGATAAGCAAAAAGGGTCTCTTGCGCTCAGACCAACAACTCTTCAATGGGGGTTCCACAGATTCCCTTGTTGACGCTTACAGCACCAACTCGGAAAGCTTTCTAACAGACTTTGCTAATGCAATGGTAAAGATGGGGGAACTTAGCCCTCTCACGGGCACAAGTGGTCAAATCAGAACAAATTGCAACAAAGCAAACTGA